One stretch of Paraburkholderia fungorum DNA includes these proteins:
- a CDS encoding MMPL family transporter, whose protein sequence is MGARDLRSEPGQRSAVQIWGVLVVWLLLALSAAAYCGWRFTEASPLQTNLLALLPETEADPVAEKAVETLASALGDRTVLLVTSNDDAHAKAAAKQLGASLRNSGAFSSVTAELPPFDLAKIADLYMPYRFGLLSADDRAALAAGGSSATLGDTLAQRLYNPLRGGLTTPLADDPFGWLEHWLGGLPLATSNLDVEDNLLVAHRGAATSVLIVSTLRGSAYETGTQRAVHAAVGDGERALHAAFPDVSIARAGAVFYAESARSASEREVHLIGIASLCGIALLLMSVFRSPRLLLLGFVSTALGIVFALAATLLVFGKLHLLTLVFGASLIGEAVDYSIQYFVVYLGARRDWDARHGARTVRPALGVALITSLLGYAILLWVPFPALKQIACFAMVGILTAFASVLWLLPALLTRAPTRSPRRLFARSAHLLMRWHRVIGGKRAWLVAAVLLLAAIPGWLRLTSDDDIHLLIQRDPSLVAQEDKVREAVGVDNSAQFFVVRGDTAEAVLQRAEALGAKLDALNSTPERLSGYQSVAQFVPSAQQQGRDRELLAQHVFADPAALRATLLRAGFKDDVADAWLAAYTQPQPPLSIGRWLAAPWSQPYRHLWLGQVGSITKSYAAVVIPEGVTPHNTPALIALAQALPGVTFVDKAASVSKLFGEYRVDSGWWLGGALALVLLLLTLRYASKDASLADRLRGGITTTLPVLLAVGVTLAVFGYLGMPLNLFNWLALMLVLGVGANYAVFLREGCLRARADLGAVWTGVLLSAATTLLSFGMLGMSEMPALKSFGTTLALGIAVSVLLAPIGMPVESRRGR, encoded by the coding sequence ATGGGCGCGCGGGATTTACGCAGCGAGCCGGGTCAGCGGTCCGCGGTGCAGATTTGGGGCGTACTCGTTGTATGGCTGCTGCTCGCGCTGAGCGCCGCAGCGTATTGCGGCTGGCGTTTCACCGAAGCGTCGCCGTTGCAGACCAACCTGCTCGCACTGCTGCCCGAGACCGAAGCCGACCCCGTCGCCGAAAAAGCGGTCGAGACGCTGGCGAGCGCGCTGGGCGATCGCACCGTGCTGCTCGTCACCAGCAACGACGACGCGCACGCGAAAGCGGCGGCGAAGCAACTCGGCGCGTCGTTGCGCAACAGCGGCGCGTTCAGCTCGGTGACGGCGGAATTACCGCCATTCGATCTCGCCAAAATCGCCGATTTATACATGCCGTATCGCTTCGGCCTGCTGTCGGCCGACGACCGCGCGGCGCTCGCCGCAGGCGGCTCGTCCGCGACGCTCGGCGACACGCTCGCGCAACGTCTCTACAACCCGTTGCGCGGCGGCCTGACCACGCCGCTCGCCGACGATCCGTTCGGCTGGCTCGAACACTGGCTCGGCGGCTTGCCGCTCGCCACGTCGAATCTCGACGTCGAGGACAACCTGCTGGTTGCGCATCGCGGCGCGGCGACCAGCGTGCTGATCGTCTCCACGCTGCGCGGTTCGGCGTACGAAACCGGCACTCAACGCGCGGTTCACGCCGCCGTCGGCGACGGCGAACGCGCATTGCACGCAGCCTTCCCCGACGTGTCGATTGCGCGAGCCGGCGCGGTGTTTTACGCGGAGTCGGCGCGCAGCGCATCGGAGCGCGAGGTGCATCTGATCGGCATTGCCTCGTTGTGCGGGATTGCGCTGTTGCTGATGTCGGTGTTCCGCTCGCCGCGTCTGTTATTGCTCGGTTTCGTATCGACGGCGCTCGGCATCGTTTTCGCACTCGCGGCGACGCTGCTGGTATTCGGCAAGCTGCATCTGCTGACGCTGGTGTTCGGCGCGAGCCTGATCGGCGAAGCGGTCGATTATTCGATTCAGTACTTCGTCGTCTATCTCGGCGCGCGGCGCGACTGGGACGCGCGGCACGGTGCGAGAACCGTTCGTCCCGCGCTGGGCGTCGCGTTGATAACGAGCCTGCTCGGCTACGCGATCCTGTTGTGGGTGCCGTTCCCCGCGCTCAAGCAGATCGCCTGTTTCGCGATGGTCGGCATCTTGACCGCGTTCGCCTCGGTGCTGTGGCTGCTGCCCGCGTTGCTGACGCGCGCGCCGACGCGTAGCCCGCGCCGTCTGTTCGCCCGCTCGGCGCATCTGCTGATGCGCTGGCATCGCGTGATCGGCGGAAAGCGCGCGTGGCTCGTCGCCGCCGTGTTGCTGCTCGCGGCGATTCCTGGCTGGCTGCGGCTGACCAGCGACGACGATATCCATCTGCTGATCCAGCGCGATCCGTCGCTCGTCGCGCAGGAAGACAAGGTGCGCGAAGCGGTGGGCGTCGACAACAGCGCGCAGTTTTTCGTGGTGCGCGGCGACACGGCGGAAGCCGTGCTGCAACGGGCCGAAGCGCTGGGCGCAAAACTTGACGCGTTGAACAGCACGCCTGAGCGGCTGAGCGGCTATCAGTCGGTCGCGCAGTTCGTGCCGTCCGCGCAACAGCAGGGCCGCGACCGCGAGTTGCTCGCGCAGCATGTGTTCGCCGACCCCGCCGCGTTGCGCGCGACGCTGCTGCGTGCGGGCTTCAAGGACGATGTCGCCGATGCGTGGCTCGCCGCGTACACGCAACCGCAGCCGCCGCTCAGCATCGGGCGATGGCTGGCCGCGCCGTGGTCGCAACCGTATCGCCATTTGTGGCTCGGCCAGGTCGGCTCGATCACGAAGTCGTATGCGGCTGTCGTGATTCCGGAAGGGGTGACGCCGCACAACACGCCCGCGCTGATCGCGCTCGCGCAGGCATTGCCGGGCGTCACGTTCGTCGACAAGGCCGCCAGCGTGTCGAAGCTGTTCGGCGAATATCGCGTCGATAGCGGCTGGTGGCTCGGCGGCGCGCTCGCGCTCGTGTTGCTGCTGCTGACCTTGCGCTACGCATCGAAGGACGCCTCGCTCGCGGACCGTTTGCGCGGCGGCATCACCACGACGCTGCCGGTGCTGCTCGCGGTCGGCGTCACGCTCGCGGTGTTCGGCTACCTCGGCATGCCGCTCAATCTGTTCAACTGGCTCGCGCTGATGCTCGTGCTCGGCGTCGGCGCGAACTACGCGGTGTTTCTGCGCGAAGGCTGTCTGCGTGCACGCGCCGATCTCGGCGCGGTGTGGACCGGCGTGCTGTTGTCGGCGGCGACCACGCTGCTGTCGTTCGGCATGCTCGGCATGAGCGAGATGCCCGCGCTGAAGAGTTTCGGCACGACGCTCGCGCTCGGTATCGCCGTGTCGGTGCTGCTTGCGCCGATCGGCATGCCGGTGGAGTCAAGGAGAGGGCGATGA
- a CDS encoding hotdog family protein, whose product MTTTTLINEPLGNEQLARQPVEAIIPHRGTMLLIDAVDRFDEQTLSVHATVDPHAWYADADGAMPAWIGIELMAQAIAAHVSLLAMRSGGRARPGVLLGSRSYKALQQVFAGGARLSIHVTELLRSEEGHGAYECTIHDRDVGCAEAVIKVFQPRDFQSFIEGSFSS is encoded by the coding sequence ATGACGACTACTACATTAATTAACGAGCCACTCGGCAACGAGCAGCTGGCACGGCAGCCGGTCGAGGCGATCATCCCGCATCGCGGCACCATGCTGCTGATCGACGCCGTCGACCGTTTCGACGAACAGACGCTGAGCGTGCACGCCACTGTCGACCCGCACGCGTGGTACGCCGATGCCGATGGCGCGATGCCCGCGTGGATCGGCATCGAATTGATGGCGCAGGCGATTGCCGCGCACGTCTCGTTGCTGGCAATGCGCAGCGGCGGCCGCGCGCGACCGGGCGTGCTGCTCGGTTCGCGCAGCTACAAGGCGTTGCAGCAGGTGTTCGCGGGCGGCGCGCGTCTGTCGATTCACGTCACCGAGTTGCTGCGCAGCGAAGAAGGACACGGCGCTTACGAATGCACCATCCACGACCGCGATGTGGGTTGTGCCGAGGCCGTCATCAAGGTGTTTCAACCGCGCGATTTTCAGTCATTCATTGAGGGGAGTTTCAGTTCATGA
- a CDS encoding acyl-CoA thioesterase, protein MNATSNVLSASAPVEVAFHDVDAMNVCWHGNYLKYFEIGRAALLRAFDYDYREMQASGYVWPIVEVHLKYVRPAVYGQKLDVRTQLLEHENRLKIGYEIVDCETGTRLTKGYTIQVAVDAATQELQFVSPPIVFDKLERVWQR, encoded by the coding sequence ATGAACGCGACGTCAAATGTGCTGAGTGCGAGCGCACCGGTGGAAGTGGCCTTCCACGATGTCGACGCGATGAACGTGTGCTGGCACGGCAATTACCTGAAGTACTTCGAGATTGGCCGCGCGGCGCTGCTGCGCGCGTTCGACTACGACTATCGCGAGATGCAGGCGTCGGGCTATGTGTGGCCGATCGTCGAGGTGCATCTCAAGTACGTGCGGCCGGCCGTGTACGGTCAGAAGCTCGACGTGCGCACGCAACTGCTCGAACACGAAAACCGCCTGAAAATAGGCTATGAAATTGTCGATTGCGAAACGGGTACGCGTTTGACGAAGGGTTACACGATCCAGGTCGCGGTCGATGCCGCGACTCAGGAGCTGCAATTCGTCTCGCCGCCCATCGTATTCGACAAGCTGGAGCGTGTATGGCAACGGTGA
- a CDS encoding HAL/PAL/TAL family ammonia-lyase produces the protein MAEHDLIDVHAAHANLDAHSTAIVFGARKLTIEEVVAIAQQRTPVALNTDPEWRARIQRGADFLRRHLAAGATVYGVNTGYGDACVVDVPMELVEALPLQLTRYHGCGMGQYLDDAQTLAVIAARLNSLAYGFSGVRPVLLERLADLINHRVLPQIPSEGSVGASGDLTPLSYVAAALAGERDVKFDGALRNVRDVWAELGIAPLSLAPKEGLALMNGTAVMTGLACLAFARADHLTRLAARLTALSTVALDGRAAHFDATLFDVKPHAGQAEAAGWIRDDLAGRDDTPGHRLQDRYSIRCAPHVIGVARDALTWVRRDVENELNSANDNPLIDPDNERVLHGGNFYGGHIAFAMDALKVAVANLADLMDRQLALLVDVNFNNGLPRNLSGAAPARAPINHGFKAVQISSSAWTAEALKNTMPASVFSRSTESHNQDKVSMGTIAARDCLRVLELTEQVAAAHTLATVQAAQLRLRIDSATPVPAPLRAFIDRVAAQSPFVDEDRALERDLRALTSRIAACELLDDYRKGARA, from the coding sequence ATGGCCGAACATGATCTGATCGACGTGCATGCTGCACACGCAAACCTGGATGCACACAGCACCGCCATCGTATTCGGCGCGCGCAAGCTGACGATCGAAGAGGTCGTCGCGATTGCGCAGCAGCGCACACCGGTCGCGTTGAACACCGATCCCGAATGGCGCGCGCGGATTCAGCGCGGCGCAGATTTTTTGCGCCGTCATCTCGCGGCGGGCGCAACGGTGTACGGCGTCAATACCGGCTACGGCGACGCGTGCGTGGTCGATGTGCCGATGGAACTGGTCGAAGCATTGCCGCTGCAACTCACGCGTTATCACGGCTGCGGAATGGGTCAGTATCTCGACGACGCACAAACGCTCGCGGTGATCGCGGCGCGGCTCAACTCGCTCGCCTATGGTTTCTCCGGCGTGCGTCCGGTGCTGCTCGAACGGCTGGCCGATCTGATCAATCATCGCGTGCTGCCGCAAATTCCGTCTGAAGGCTCGGTGGGGGCGAGCGGCGATCTGACGCCGCTGTCGTATGTCGCCGCCGCACTCGCAGGCGAGCGCGATGTGAAGTTCGACGGTGCGTTGCGCAACGTGCGCGACGTGTGGGCCGAACTCGGCATCGCGCCGCTGTCGCTTGCACCGAAAGAAGGTCTCGCGCTGATGAACGGCACGGCGGTCATGACCGGCCTCGCGTGCCTCGCGTTTGCCCGCGCCGATCATCTGACACGGCTGGCCGCGCGTCTGACGGCGCTGTCGACCGTCGCGCTCGACGGCCGCGCCGCGCACTTCGACGCAACCTTGTTCGACGTGAAGCCGCACGCAGGCCAGGCCGAAGCGGCCGGATGGATTCGCGACGATCTCGCCGGTCGCGACGATACGCCGGGGCATCGTCTGCAGGATCGCTATTCGATTCGCTGCGCGCCGCACGTGATCGGAGTCGCGCGCGATGCGCTGACGTGGGTGCGCCGCGACGTCGAAAACGAATTGAACAGCGCGAACGACAACCCGTTGATCGACCCGGACAACGAACGCGTGCTGCACGGCGGCAACTTCTACGGCGGCCACATTGCGTTCGCGATGGACGCGCTGAAAGTCGCGGTCGCCAATCTCGCCGATCTGATGGACCGGCAACTGGCGCTGCTGGTCGACGTGAACTTCAACAACGGTTTGCCGCGCAACCTGTCGGGCGCCGCGCCTGCACGCGCGCCGATCAATCATGGCTTCAAGGCGGTGCAGATTTCGTCGTCCGCATGGACCGCCGAGGCGTTGAAAAACACCATGCCCGCGAGCGTGTTTTCGCGCTCGACCGAGTCGCACAACCAGGACAAGGTGAGCATGGGCACGATCGCCGCGCGCGATTGTCTGCGTGTGCTGGAGTTGACTGAGCAGGTGGCGGCCGCGCATACGCTGGCCACGGTGCAGGCCGCGCAGCTGCGGTTGCGGATCGACAGCGCGACGCCGGTGCCCGCGCCGCTGCGGGCATTCATCGACCGGGTGGCCGCGCAGTCGCCGTTTGTCGACGAAGACCGCGCGCTGGAACGCGACCTGCGCGCGCTGACTTCGCGTATCGCCGCGTGCGAACTGCTCGACGACTATCGCAAAGGAGCGCGCGCATGA
- a CDS encoding LolA family protein: protein MATVNGRRAAMVLAIALAGAAALPLSASASASASATTATAGNTALVSQIAAHLAQAKGIRAQFTQTQTLAAMKQPLVSSGALLFFRERGAIWQIDTPYKATYVITDAGVTQLNAAGQRVSTRSAQGARGVAQVSKMMRAMLGGDLSALYSQFDVQADGTPAQWRMRLTPNQPQIAQAIKSLEMDGGDYLQGLRITLANGDVTKLDFINSVAVAEPTPAERSLLGAP from the coding sequence ATGGCAACGGTGAATGGGCGGCGCGCGGCGATGGTGCTCGCGATCGCGTTGGCTGGCGCGGCGGCGTTACCGTTGTCGGCATCGGCATCGGCATCGGCATCGGCAACGACTGCAACCGCCGGGAACACCGCGCTGGTGTCGCAGATCGCGGCTCATCTCGCGCAGGCGAAGGGCATTCGCGCGCAATTCACGCAGACGCAGACGCTGGCCGCGATGAAACAGCCGCTCGTCAGCAGCGGCGCGTTGCTGTTCTTTCGCGAACGCGGCGCGATCTGGCAGATCGACACACCGTACAAAGCCACCTACGTCATCACCGACGCAGGCGTCACGCAGTTGAACGCCGCCGGCCAACGCGTGAGCACTCGCAGCGCGCAAGGCGCGCGCGGCGTCGCGCAGGTGTCGAAAATGATGCGCGCGATGCTCGGCGGCGATCTGTCGGCGCTGTACTCTCAATTCGATGTGCAGGCCGACGGCACGCCGGCGCAATGGCGCATGCGGCTCACGCCGAACCAGCCGCAGATCGCCCAGGCCATCAAAAGTCTCGAGATGGACGGTGGCGATTATCTGCAAGGCCTGCGCATCACGCTCGCAAACGGCGACGTGACGAAGCTCGACTTCATCAACAGCGTGGCCGTTGCCGAACCTACGCCGGCTGAGCGCAGCCTGCTCGGAGCGCCTTGA
- a CDS encoding 3-ketoacyl-ACP reductase FabG2, which translates to MSRRVLVTGASRGIGRAIAYKLAADGFAVSVHCRTGRSEADAVATGIAAQGGTARVLQFDVRERAACREVLEADVAAHGPYYGIVCSAGVTRDAAFPALTEEDWDIVIETGLDSFYNVVHPLTMPMVRARSGGRIVTIASVSGVMGNRGQVNYSAAKAGLIGATKALAVELATRGITVNCVAPGLIDTGMLDQMPLDQALKTVPMNRVGEPAEVASVVGFLMSDAASYVTRQVIGVNGGMV; encoded by the coding sequence ATGAGCCGGCGCGTTCTGGTTACCGGCGCAAGCCGCGGCATTGGCCGCGCGATTGCGTACAAATTGGCGGCCGACGGTTTCGCGGTCTCCGTGCATTGCCGCACCGGACGCAGCGAAGCGGACGCCGTCGCGACGGGCATCGCCGCCCAGGGCGGCACGGCGCGCGTGTTGCAGTTCGACGTGCGCGAACGCGCTGCGTGCCGTGAGGTGCTGGAAGCGGATGTCGCCGCACACGGCCCGTACTACGGAATCGTGTGCAGCGCGGGCGTGACCCGCGACGCGGCGTTTCCCGCGCTCACCGAGGAAGATTGGGACATCGTGATCGAGACCGGTCTCGACTCGTTCTACAACGTCGTCCATCCGCTGACCATGCCGATGGTGCGCGCGCGCAGCGGCGGGCGCATCGTCACGATCGCATCGGTATCGGGCGTGATGGGCAATCGCGGCCAGGTCAACTACAGCGCGGCGAAGGCCGGTCTGATCGGCGCGACCAAGGCGCTCGCGGTGGAACTGGCGACGCGCGGCATCACCGTCAACTGTGTCGCGCCGGGTCTGATCGACACGGGCATGCTCGATCAGATGCCGCTCGACCAGGCATTGAAGACCGTGCCGATGAACCGCGTCGGCGAACCGGCCGAAGTGGCGTCGGTGGTGGGCTTCCTGATGTCCGACGCGGCTTCGTACGTGACTCGCCAGGTGATCGGCGTGAATGGCGGGATGGTGTGA
- a CDS encoding glycosyltransferase family 2 protein yields MKKFAPCIVIPIYNHKDAIGATVAHLAVHGLPIFVVDDGSDDATQQVLAALAHQYAGQFVLLRLPVNGGKGAAVMAGLRAARGAGYTHALQIDADGQHDAADVPRFIDASRAEPAAVILGRPVYDESVPKARLYGRYLTHVWVWIETLSLTIRDSMCGFRLYPLALACELIDRVQLPTRMDFDIEILVRLHWRRAAFRSIPTRVTYAADGVSHFDVLWDNVRISRSHTRLVCGMLARLPMLLAHKLMPRRKLPADDAHPRHEPGAQDWWRIAERGSHLGMALLALSCKLFGRRFTALWLHPVVAYFLLTDRAAREASGNYFRHLGAASAQDGTPRPGWWSAYRHMLAFAQSGFDKLAAWSGRVHDGDVTFEDRSAFDSLVASGKGALVIGAHLGNLEMTRALAAQGAHAKVTAVVYTGHARRFNSVLASANSEFRRHLLEVSDFGPETAMLMQQRVDAGELLVIVGDRVPAHEAGRTTDAQFLGATAPFAQGPYVLAHALGCPVYLFFCLKERDGYKLYFEPFAERIELPRRERASHLATWAQRYAGRLEHYCRKAPYQWFNFFDFWASPKRGANGRT; encoded by the coding sequence GTGAAGAAGTTCGCTCCTTGCATCGTCATTCCGATTTACAACCACAAGGACGCGATCGGCGCGACCGTCGCTCATCTGGCGGTTCACGGCCTGCCGATTTTCGTCGTCGACGATGGCAGCGACGACGCGACCCAGCAGGTGCTCGCCGCGCTCGCACATCAGTACGCCGGGCAGTTCGTGCTGCTGCGTCTGCCGGTGAACGGCGGCAAGGGCGCGGCGGTGATGGCCGGGTTGCGCGCGGCTCGCGGCGCGGGCTACACGCACGCGTTGCAGATCGACGCCGACGGCCAGCACGATGCCGCCGACGTACCGCGTTTCATCGATGCGTCGCGCGCCGAACCGGCGGCGGTGATCCTCGGCCGACCGGTCTACGACGAGAGCGTGCCGAAAGCGCGTCTCTATGGCCGCTATCTGACGCACGTGTGGGTGTGGATCGAAACGCTTTCGCTGACGATCCGCGATTCGATGTGCGGCTTTCGCCTTTATCCGCTGGCGCTGGCTTGCGAGTTGATCGACCGGGTGCAGTTGCCCACGCGCATGGACTTCGACATCGAGATTCTGGTGCGCCTGCACTGGCGGCGCGCAGCGTTCCGTTCGATTCCGACGCGCGTCACTTACGCCGCCGACGGCGTGTCGCATTTCGACGTGCTGTGGGACAACGTGCGTATCAGCCGCAGCCACACGCGGCTTGTGTGCGGGATGCTGGCGCGGTTGCCGATGCTGCTCGCGCACAAGCTGATGCCGCGCCGCAAGTTGCCCGCCGACGACGCGCATCCGCGACATGAGCCCGGTGCGCAGGACTGGTGGCGAATCGCGGAACGCGGCAGCCATCTCGGCATGGCGCTGCTCGCGCTCAGTTGCAAGCTGTTTGGCCGGCGCTTCACGGCGCTCTGGCTGCATCCGGTCGTCGCGTATTTTCTGCTGACGGACCGTGCCGCACGCGAGGCGTCCGGCAACTACTTCCGGCATCTCGGCGCGGCCAGCGCGCAGGACGGGACTCCGCGTCCCGGCTGGTGGTCCGCCTACCGGCACATGCTCGCGTTCGCGCAATCGGGCTTCGACAAACTCGCCGCGTGGTCCGGGCGGGTCCATGACGGCGACGTGACGTTCGAAGACCGTTCGGCATTCGATTCGCTCGTGGCGAGCGGCAAGGGCGCGCTCGTGATCGGCGCGCATCTCGGCAATCTGGAGATGACCCGCGCACTCGCCGCGCAAGGCGCGCACGCGAAGGTCACGGCGGTCGTCTATACGGGGCATGCGCGGCGCTTCAATAGCGTGCTGGCGTCGGCGAATAGCGAATTCAGGCGACATCTGCTCGAAGTCAGCGACTTCGGTCCTGAGACCGCGATGCTGATGCAGCAGCGCGTCGATGCCGGCGAGCTGCTGGTGATCGTCGGCGACCGGGTGCCCGCGCACGAAGCCGGCCGCACCACCGACGCGCAGTTCCTCGGCGCGACGGCGCCGTTCGCACAAGGCCCGTACGTGCTCGCGCACGCGTTGGGCTGTCCGGTCTACCTGTTCTTCTGTCTGAAAGAGCGTGACGGCTACAAGCTGTATTTCGAGCCGTTCGCCGAGCGCATCGAGTTGCCGCGCCGCGAGCGCGCCAGCCATCTGGCGACGTGGGCGCAGCGATACGCGGGACGCCTCGAACACTATTGCCGCAAGGCACCCTATCAATGGTTCAACTTTTTCGATTTCTGGGCCAGCCCCAAACGAGGCGCGAATGGCCGAACATGA
- a CDS encoding beta-ketoacyl-[acyl-carrier-protein] synthase family protein, which yields MKAPSVYLHALGMINALGADVGEIVRALAATRSPGMGAVRTRTGDAYVGSVLTPLDLAPSAALAHYDCRNNRLLLAALAQIAPAIDAARERYGADRIGVVLGTSTSGIQAAEAALTLQAQAGRLPGNFDYRQMEIGTAAPFAAAALGVRGPAFTISTACTSSAKAFASARRLLQLQLCDAVVVGGVDSLCELTVQGFASLESTSSARTNPMSANRCGINVGEGAAVFLLSRDEAAVRLAGVGESSDAYHISSPDPEGAGGELALREALADAGIGASAVAYVNLHATATRKNDDMEAKLMARVFPDGVATSGTKPLTGHQLGAAGATELGFAWLTLARDDVPLPRHLWDGEADSALPALDLVESERFLPRNGGTQHVMSNSFAFGGSNASLILAR from the coding sequence ATGAAAGCGCCGTCGGTTTATCTACATGCGCTCGGCATGATCAATGCGCTTGGCGCCGATGTCGGCGAGATCGTTCGGGCGCTCGCGGCCACGCGCTCGCCAGGCATGGGGGCCGTGCGTACCCGAACCGGCGACGCGTATGTGGGCAGTGTGCTCACGCCGCTGGATCTCGCGCCGTCCGCGGCGCTGGCGCACTACGATTGCCGCAACAATCGCCTGCTGCTGGCGGCGCTCGCACAGATCGCACCCGCCATCGATGCCGCGCGCGAACGTTACGGCGCAGACCGCATCGGCGTCGTGCTCGGCACCAGCACTTCTGGCATTCAGGCTGCGGAAGCCGCGTTGACGCTTCAGGCGCAAGCCGGCCGATTACCCGGAAACTTCGACTACCGGCAAATGGAAATCGGCACCGCCGCGCCGTTCGCCGCCGCAGCGCTTGGCGTGCGGGGGCCCGCTTTCACGATATCGACCGCGTGTACATCGAGCGCCAAAGCATTCGCGTCCGCGCGACGGTTGCTGCAATTGCAACTGTGCGACGCGGTCGTGGTGGGCGGCGTCGATTCGTTGTGCGAGTTGACGGTTCAGGGATTCGCATCGCTCGAATCGACCAGCAGTGCACGCACGAATCCGATGAGCGCGAATCGTTGCGGGATCAATGTCGGCGAAGGGGCAGCGGTTTTTCTGCTGAGTCGCGACGAAGCGGCGGTGAGGCTCGCGGGCGTCGGCGAATCGAGCGACGCGTATCACATTTCGTCGCCGGACCCGGAAGGCGCGGGCGGCGAACTCGCGTTGCGGGAAGCGCTCGCCGACGCGGGCATTGGCGCTTCGGCGGTGGCGTACGTGAATCTGCACGCGACCGCGACGCGCAAGAACGACGACATGGAAGCGAAGCTGATGGCGCGCGTGTTCCCGGACGGCGTGGCGACCAGCGGCACCAAGCCGTTGACCGGGCATCAACTCGGCGCGGCGGGCGCTACCGAACTCGGCTTTGCATGGCTGACGCTCGCCCGCGACGACGTGCCGTTGCCGCGTCATCTGTGGGACGGCGAAGCCGATTCCGCGTTGCCTGCGCTGGATCTGGTCGAAAGCGAACGCTTCCTGCCGCGCAATGGCGGCACGCAACACGTGATGAGCAATTCGTTTGCTTTTGGCGGCAGCAATGCCAGCCTGATCCTCGCCCGGTGA
- a CDS encoding beta-ketoacyl-ACP synthase, which translates to MKRVVITGMGGVTAFGDHWDAIEARLKSGENAVRRMAEWDYFESLHTRLACPLPGFSLPAHYPRKKTRSMGPVSMYSVRASELALADAGLADDPSIADGRMGVAYGSSSGSVQPIRAFGTMLETGSMSTVTSNSYVQMMPHTTAVNVSLFWDLKGRIIPTSCACASGSQAIGYAYEAIQTGKQTLMLAGGAEELSGPAVAVFDTLYATSTRNDEPHLTPRPFDARRDGLVVGEGAATLVLEEYEHAVARGARIHAEIVGFGCNSDGAHMTQPTAETMALAMQFALRDAQLPPEAIAYVNAHGTSTDRGDIAESHATAQTFGERMPISSLKSYVGHTLGACGAIEAWWTIEMMKRNWYAPTLNLENVDPACASLDYIAGAARELDAEHVMSNNFAFGGINTSLIFRRVR; encoded by the coding sequence ATGAAGCGCGTCGTCATTACCGGCATGGGCGGCGTCACCGCCTTCGGCGACCACTGGGACGCCATCGAAGCGCGCTTGAAAAGCGGCGAAAACGCGGTACGGCGCATGGCCGAATGGGATTACTTCGAGTCGCTGCATACGCGGCTCGCGTGTCCGTTGCCCGGCTTCAGCTTGCCCGCGCACTATCCGCGCAAGAAAACCCGGTCGATGGGACCGGTCTCCATGTACTCGGTGCGCGCAAGCGAGCTGGCGCTTGCCGACGCCGGTCTCGCCGACGACCCGAGCATCGCCGACGGCCGCATGGGCGTCGCGTATGGCTCGTCGTCGGGCTCGGTGCAACCGATCCGCGCCTTCGGCACGATGCTCGAAACCGGCTCGATGAGCACGGTCACATCGAACAGCTACGTGCAGATGATGCCGCACACGACGGCGGTCAACGTCAGCCTGTTCTGGGACCTGAAAGGGCGGATCATTCCGACCTCGTGCGCGTGCGCGTCGGGCAGCCAGGCGATCGGCTACGCGTACGAAGCGATCCAGACCGGCAAGCAGACGCTGATGCTGGCGGGCGGCGCGGAAGAACTGTCGGGCCCGGCGGTCGCGGTGTTCGACACGCTGTACGCGACCAGCACCCGCAACGACGAACCGCATCTGACGCCGCGTCCTTTCGACGCCCGGCGCGACGGTCTCGTGGTCGGAGAAGGGGCGGCCACGCTGGTGCTCGAAGAGTACGAACATGCGGTCGCGCGCGGCGCGCGGATTCACGCGGAGATCGTCGGCTTCGGCTGCAATTCGGACGGCGCGCACATGACCCAGCCGACCGCTGAAACGATGGCGCTTGCGATGCAGTTCGCGCTGCGTGACGCGCAATTGCCACCGGAAGCGATTGCCTACGTGAACGCGCACGGCACCTCGACGGATCGCGGCGACATCGCCGAAAGTCATGCCACCGCGCAGACCTTCGGCGAGCGCATGCCGATCAGTTCGCTGAAAAGCTACGTGGGTCATACGCTCGGCGCATGCGGTGCGATTGAAGCGTGGTGGACCATCGAGATGATGAAGCGCAACTGGTATGCGCCGACGCTGAATCTGGAGAACGTCGATCCGGCGTGTGCGTCGCTCGACTACATCGCCGGCGCGGCTCGCGAGCTCGACGCTGAGCATGTGATGAGCAATAACTTCGCATTCGGCGGCATCAATACATCGCTGATTTTCAGGCGCGTTCGATGA